A stretch of DNA from Bacteroides acidifaciens:
GATCCGGGACATACCTTCCTTAATTCAACAGAGTGGTACACCAACGTAAAGAAATGGATAGAGCAGATAAAGGAGATGGAAGCAGCCCAGAAATTAAGGGAGGGTTTACAGAACATAGACAGAATGAAGGAACTGAAATCTCTGAAAGAGCTTGCTGATCTGTTGGATGACGTTGCCTGTCTGAGTCAGGACTACAGCTTTTATATGAATGTAGGTTCCAACTACCACTGTTTGAAGTTTCTTAATTTTCAAAGAGTAACAGTCAATCTCAGCGTCAGTACCGACCTCCTGATGAAGGTAGCAACGGTAACAAGTTATTTCTCGATGAACTCAGAAGGAAGAATCTCCTTTATCGAACAGGTAAAGGAGTCTGTTGAAAAGGCCGCAGATGAAATGAGAGAGTTTAACGAAACAGTCAGAAGTACAGTCATTTATAAATCGATGAAAGGACACAACCGGAAGACCTATTATCAAGGTCGCCTTTCAGCCTATACAAGATATACCAACTAAGCCTATGAACCAGGACAATTTTTTGTGGGGACTCCAAATAACAGACGGCCTCACTATGGAATTAGTTTCAAAGATGACAGTTATAGCATTTGGAGTTGCAGTCATCTGTTTTATATGCAATCTGGCTTATAATTATCTGTATCACGGAGCCAGTCAGTTGTTGACATCAAATGAAGACAAGTTTCCGGACATGATGGAAATCGGCCGCTGTCTGGTACTGTTTTTCTGTCTGACAATGTATAAGCCAATCGCACAGACCATTGTAGGAACAATGGAAGTCATAAACGAAGCTACATCGCTATCTTCAGAAAGAGCCAATGAATTTGCCCAATTTATGGCCAAGGCAAGCAACGAGCAGGGTGAAATGATAGCAGAATATGAGACCAATTCACTTGAAGCGGAAGTAGCAGCCGGAGAGGACACAACAGGAGCCATGCAGCATGAGCTTGATAAAAAAGCGGAAGAGGATGAGACAACAGGATTAAGAGCCAGTATAGAGAAACTTGTCAATATCCTTAATCCGGCAAACCTTGTAGCACTTGTATTACACGCTGCGGCAGCCTTGGTTGTAGGTATCATACAAATCATAATCCTGGGTTTAGGTGTAGTTATTGTAAAGATACTGGTTATACTCGGCCCGTTTGTCTTCGCGTTCAGTATGCTTCCGGTATTTCAGAAACAGCTATCCATCTGGTTCGGTACTCTCTGTTCATCCTGTATGGTGTTCACTGTGATAAACATACTCAATCAGATTATGTGGCAGACATTAAAAGCATTATGCGAATCACCGGCCGACATGGTTGATATGGCAACACAACAGTTGCAATATCTGGGCATGGATCTGGCTCTAATCGGCGCATATTGCAGCTGTTTCTGGCTGTCGTCAAAGATTGTCGGACACAGTGATGCCGGCAAGGTTATCTCAAAGGTTATGTCGATAGCAACGACAGCAGCCACCATAGCCCTGCTTGGTGGAGCTGGAGCAGCAGCCAAAGCAACAAATGTAGGAGCTGCGGCATCAATTGGAGAAAGTATAATCGATGATAAAAAATAGCAGATATGGACTTGATGAAATTTAAAGGTGTAGACAATGCCGTAAAGATGACTATAAGACTTTCGATAGGCTACTGTGTCGTTCTTACGATAGCTTTTATTACATGCATCATCTATCAGACGATGAAGCTGGAAAAAGCTTACAGCCAGGCATTGGTCATAGACAAGAATGGGGAAGTATATGAGGCAAGTGGTATGCCAGCATCAAATATGAGAAGGTTCGAATACATCAATCATGTCAAGACCTTTGTCGGAAAATGGTATGCCTTTGACGAAAATACCTATGAGAAAAATATCACAAGTGCCCTGAATCTCATTGGGAACAAGGGGAAAGAGCTGTTGAACGAATACAATGATGTGAATATGCTCAATTCACTGGTACAGAAGAACATCAGATACGGAGTATCAATTGACGAAATAGTCATTGATATGGGAACTATCCCTGTAACAGGGAAAATACTTTTCACACAGACGGGATATAGGGCCAGAGGAAAGATTTCAAGAAAGGTAGAAGCAGAGTTCTCCATCTACGATGTATCAAGAAGTGAGGAAAATGCACACGGAGCCAAGATAGAGGACTGGATCGTGCATTATTCGGCACCAATTGAAGACAACCAGGAAGTATATAATAATACCCAACCAGAAAAATCTGACGAACATGAAAACTAATAATTTTTTAAAAGACAAAAACAAGCTTCTGATGATTATACCCATCGTATTAGGTGGTCTATTTCTCTACGTGTTTTTTGTTCACGACACATCATCAAAGGAAGTTGCGGAAAATGAAAAAGAAAGGCAAAGTGTATTGCTGGAGCCGGATTCGGAAGCAAAGGACAAAGCTCTCAATAAAATTGAAGCCTATAAACAGGATGAAAGAGAAGAGAAGGAGAAACAAAGAATCATGGATGAATCACAGGTAAGAGGTTCGGATTTCTACTTCGACCTTCAGAACAGAAATGAAAAATATGACCAGGCAACACTGGAGAAAATACGGAAAATGAGAAGAGATCCATACTCTGATGTAATGGGTGAATATGGCAGCAGCGACAGCCACCTCTCGGAACAGCTGGAAAAGCAGCTTGCGAGCATTGAGGATGAAGAAGAGTTGAAGGAGATTATAAGGGAAGCAAGGAAAAATGCTGAAATCCGAAAGGAACTGGAGCAGAACAATGTCTATAGACAAAAGATCTATAAAAGGATTATAGGTTATGATAAGGAAAAGAAAAAAGCCGAAAATCCCACTAAGCCCAAACCAGGCAGTGCAATGGACAGCCTTGTAAGCAACCAGCCTATATATATAGCCGAGAATGGCAAAAGGACAAGGAGGCAACAGGCAAGTATGCCAAGCAGCAACACCTTATTCAAGGCCTGCATACATGGAGACCAGACAGTCGTTACCGGCAGTACAGTAAGAATGCGTATGCTGGAAGATGCCGTTGTCTGTGGCATGAAAATACCGGCTAACACACTCTTTTACGGTGTGGCGACATTAGGAGCAAACCGGCTGGAGGTAGTGGTAAACAACCTGAAGGTAGGAAATACGATCAGTCCTGTTTCCTTTGTCATCTTCGACAATGACGCTATGGAAGGGCTGAACCTACCAAACAACATGAAGGCTCAGGCAGCCAAACGTATGCAGCAGGGACTTGTCCAGAATATAGATATGCCTCTTGCCTCTATCGGAACAATGACCAGCGAGATAACCAGTGCAGTAAATGCTACGACTCAGATAGCAAAACAGATATTGAATATGAAACTTTCGCAAGTCAAGGTACATCTGAAGAGCAATTATCAGATGTATATACAGGAAGAGACAAAAGAATCAAAGCTGAAACGGAAAGCTGTTCAGGAAGAATTGCAGAGACTATATGCTGAGCTTGAAGAGAACAAAAATAATCAGCCACATCCTTTGGAAACATTAATTGACAAGCTATGATTTTGAATATCTTGAATTATCTAATTGTTATAGCAACCCTGTTTTTCGGGTACAGAATCTATATATCAAGAAAGCAGGGTAAGAAATTTACGGAAATCAAACCGCTTATGGTTTCATTTTTCGCCTGTATTGTCTTGTTATGGGCGATAACAGTATTCACCGCATTTTATAATTGAAAGTTATGAAAAGAATCTATATTTTAATTGTTCTATGTGTGGCCGCATTCGGCTTAAAAGCACAGAGTCCCGAACAGGAGAGTATCAAAGCCAAGAACATTTACGTATCATTTGACTTTGTGAAGCATCTGGTATTCCCGGTACAAGTGTCCGATATTGAAGTAGGAGAGAAAGAGCTCATTTCGGCAGAAAGGGTTGAAGAAGCACCCCACGTTGTCAGACTGTGCGCACAGAGTGAAGACTTTGAGAAAGAGACAAATGTAACCGTCGTTTGTATCGACGGCAGTGTCTATACTTACCATGTGAAATATATAGCAAACGGTCTTATCGATCCTTCCCCTAACATCTATGAAGATAACGGTAAATGGGAACACAACGATTATCAGGCGGATGTCAGTGACATGCACATGGCCGAGTTTTTCTTCCCCTCAGACATTATATACGGCACACAAGGTAACGAAATGTCCTTTGCTTTACAGAGCTACAACAATCAGCTGAAGGTTTCAACAGCTAAAGATGCCGTTGAAAATTCGAATCTTTTTGTCATCGACAAGAACATGAATACATACAGCATTGTCATCCGCAGAAATGAGACTTCGGTCTTCACCTACAACTATGATGACAAGCGTGAATATACTGCCCACATCGATGTGAACAGTGAGGTGATGGACAAATGCCTTCAGGAGCTGAGAACAAAGAAAAGGAACATCTACAGTGTTGGCGAGGTAAAAAACAAGTTTGAGCTGTCAATGTCCAACCTATATGTACATGAAGACTTTATGTTTTTCATCTTTGATTTGAAAAACAAGTCATATATAGACTATGACATTGAATTTGTCAAATGCTTTCAAAGAGACATCAAGAAAAGCAAGAATGCCATACAGCAGGAAACAACCATAGATCCCATTTATACAAAGGATTTTGAAACAAAGATAAAGGGCAAAAGCGCCAACAGGCTTGTTCTGGGATTTAACAAGTTTACAATTCCGGACAACAAAATCTTTGAGATAGAACTGTATGAAAAGGGTGGTGGCCGCCACATGAAACTGGCTGTTGAGAACAAGTATATTATCAGGGCAGAACCTTTATTCGAAAAATGATATGAAACTGAAAGAAGCTTATGAGAACTATTCCTATAATAATATAGGGCAGTTCAGAGCCTTATCGGAAACTCTTGGCTATAAAACAGAATATCATGACGGAAGCTATCTTTTCCACAAGGGGGATGACAGTATCCAATTATCTTTGGATGAAATCAGATCTAAAGCAAAAGAAAACCGGAATGAACAGCGAGCCGAGGAATCAAAAGAAAAGGTTTGTTCGTTCTTTGACAAGAACAAGGCAAATGAGCCTTCATACATCGAAGAACTTAGAAAAAAAGGAATCAGTGTGATTCGGTGGAATGACATAAAGGGCGAGAACAAAGACGGTTTCACCATCATAGACCATAACCGTAAAGTATGCTATACAGGCCAGGAACTATACGAATATGCACACAACACCGGCAATCTGCTTGACGGTAAAGGGACAAAACTGGAAAAGGGTATAATGTCAGACCTGATGGATATAGGTGAGAAGAAAGGGAAGCTGCGTATGAGTGAGAACGGCATTTCCGTCTTTTACCGTAAGGAAACCCTAACCATTCCGGACAGGATGCTTGGACACAAGCTTAACAAAACGGAGAAAGAGCGTCTTCTACACGGTGATATTGTTCCTTTAGATACCAAAAGAGGTACAATTATGCTTCAGGTTGACAAGGACTTGAATTCGGTAATCGTGAGATCAAGCAAAGAAATTAAGATACCTAATGTGATAGGCAAGACCGAGGAATATGACGGATATAAGTTAACCAAAGCAGACAAATATCTGCTTGCCAACGGTCATACGTTAGAGAGTAAACTCATGCACAGCAAGGACGGATATATCCTTGCCGACATATCTCTCACAGATGACAAAAAAGGCATTCAGTTCTCAAACATACAGAGTATTACAGAAGGAAAGGCTCATGAACTGATAAAGGAGATGAGACCTAAACTGGAAGTTGTAAACCCCGTCATAGAAAATAAGGTATCGGCAGATAAAGGGCGAGACATGGACAGCGAGTTTAAGGAAGCGGTTGGTAAAAGGGACTTTGAAACGATTGACAAACTCAGGGAGGACGGTTATAAGCCAAGTGAAGATTACATCAGAGGTGTAGGAAAACAGCTGAATCTGAGTGATAATGAAATGAAGGAAGTTCAGAAGATTTTTCATGTTAAGCCGGATGAACTGAGCGAACATCAAAAACAGGCTGCCAAGCTTTTAGATGCAGCCTCAGTAGGAAATTTCAGAGTCATTCAGGACATCCAAAAAACCGGATATCAGATAACACAGAATGATATAAAAGCCATGCGAGAAAATGGCGTACAGGAAAACACCATCATCGCCGTTCAGAAGATATTCGGTCTTGAAAACAAAGGCAAGACTTTGGGTGATGTGAAGTTGGCAAGCAGTCCGAAGCCAGACAATACAAAAGAAATGGCCAGACCTATTGCCAATACTGTAAACAAGATGTTCAACGACTTATAAAAATGCAATTATGGACTACAATGAACTGGTACAGAAAAGACAGGAAGGCATCATCGATGACCTGGAGTTTCTGCTCGCTCAGAAAGATTTGGCAGAAATATATCTTGAAGACATGAAGTCAAGAGGAGAGAGGCCCAATAATGAGAATGCCGTCAAGTGGCTATGTGAATATGAGAATAACCATTTATACGAACAGTTATGAAAGAAGATTCAGCAGGTGACAAAGCACTGAAACAGTTTGCAGACCTCATGATTCAAAAAATCAAGGAGGTTGAGCATGACTGGAAAAAGCCCTGGTTCTCTCCAGAAGGTGGAGGGGGCTTACCCCAGAACATCGAAGGCAGAGTATATAATGGGATAAACCTCTTCATGCTGTACTTACTTTCGGAAGAAAAGGGTTACAGCACACCATTGTATATGACATTCATGCAAGCTAAGGAAGCCGGAGCCTCAATTATAAAAGGAGAGAAATCGTTCCCCGTAATATACTGGAACTTTTCAGTAAAGGACAAGAACGGGAACAAGATAAGCATAGAAGACTATCGGAATCTATCAGAGGACGAAAAGAGGGAATATAAGGTAACACCATATATGAAAACCTATAACGTGTTCAATGTCTCTCAAACCAACTATCCGGAAGTCCAACCTGAGAAATGGGAAAAGCTGAAGTCACAGTTTGTTCCACCGGCTCTGAAAGATGAACAAGGCATGTACACCATGCCGTTGCTCGATGCACTTATCAGAGAAAGGCAATGGATATGTCCGATATATCCGAGAGAAAGCGACAGTGCTTATTACAGGCGTGGAGAAGGATGCCATATAATTGTCCCGCTGAAGGGACAGTTTGATACTGGGGAATCCTTTTATTCAACACTGCTGCATGAAATGGCACATTCAACCGGTGAAGTCGGTCATCTGGAAAGAGAAAAAGGAGAGGTTTTCGGAGATTCCAAATACGCCAAGGAAGAACTCATCGCAGAGCTAACTTCTGCTTCATGCGGTAAAACCATGGGTATATCAACCTGTATAAGGGAGGAGAATGCGATGTATCTGAAGAGCTGGCTGTCAGCATTGAGTCAAGATCCGAAATTCATATACACCATTCTTTCCGATGTGGCCAAGGCAAGTGCGATGATACAGGAGAAGGTTTACGGAATGGAACCTAAACTGAGCAATGATGAAAAATTCTTACTGGCGGCAAGCCAGGGCGATGAAGATAAGTTGAAAGAGTTGAAAGAAGCCGGCTATAACCCTTCGTTGCTTATGATAGACAGGCTAAATGTCAATGTAAGCAACAATGAAGGGAAAGAGGCAGTAAGCAAGGTGTTTGGAATAGATTTTGAAACTAACAAAACAGCAGAAATGAGCAAGGAAATGGTCAAGCCTGCTGAAATAACAATGAATATTTAACCCCTAAATCGAAGAATTATGTTTACAGGACAATTAATCGGTTATGTAGGTGCAGACGCACGTTCAAACAAGAGTGGTAAAGGATTTTATTTCCCTGTTTCATCAAAGTTTAAAGGAGTTGGAGACACTGAAGACAAGACTCTTTGGATAACTTGCTTTGTAAACTTTGACACAAAAATCATGGAATATATCAAAAAGGGTACTCAGGTATATGTGACAGGAGATATATTTATTGATGTATTCAAGAAAGAGGACGGAAACTGCATACCGTCTGTAACCATGAACGTAAGCCGTGTAGAACTGCTCGGCAAGAGTGAGAAGAAAGACGAGACTAACGCATAAAGATTGAACTATGGAAAAAGAAAAGAAAGACCTGTCATTCATCCTTATACTGCTATCTACTCTGATAGGTATAGCTGTATTATTCCAGTGGGCTATAGTAAACGGTTTGTATGTTCCGGTCAGGAATCAGGCCATGTGGGAAAAACTGCTGGTAAAGGGAATCATGTTCCGTTTCCTGTATGTGATACTCATCGCCGGATTAGCTTTTCTTTTTCCATATAAGAAACCTGATGATGAAAGTAAAAAATGGTTTTACACAAGTCTGACCTTAATGACGGCCACTATACTTGTGGTTGGTTTCAGTGAGTTGTCAAACTGGTATAATCTATTCGTATTCCCGGTGATATTTGTAGCCTACACATTGTTAATCATCAAGACAATGCCTTACTTCTTCAGGAGACATGTCAAGTCAGATGAAAGTATATTCGGCCTGAGTAATGTGGAATCACCCTTTTATTTCAGATTTGAGACAGCAAATGGGCCACTTACCATCCACAAGCCACAGCAGAATATATATATTGACGGAGGTCCGGGTTCAGGTAAATCAGAAAGCTGGATAAAGGGAATGATTTATCAGTGTGCGGAAAGGAATTATGCCGGGTTCATCTATGACTGGGAGGGTGATCCGACAAAAGAAAACTCACCGATACTTTCAAGAATAGCTTACGGAAGTATCGAATACTTCAGGAAGCAGGGCAGGGAGGTACCTAATTTTGCCTACATAAACTTTATAGACATGTCGAGAACCGTCAGGGTTAATGTTCTATCACCAAAGTATATGTCAAAGGGTAATGAGTCCTTATTCATAAGGAATATAATAGTGACACTTATGAAGAATTTGGAAGCAAGCTGGAAAGAAAAAACAGACTTTTGGGCGAACAATGCAATAAATTATGTATATTCGATAGCTTATAAATGCTTCAAGGAAAAAGACCTTGGTATCTGTACCCTACCACATGTTATAGCATTTGCCTTATCTGACAGCAACCTTGTTTTTGAGTGGCTATCTGAAGATCCGGAAATAGCACTTAATATGTCAGCCATGTTAACAGCTTGGAAATTGGGAGCTCAGCAGCAGACAGCCGGAGCTGTTTCTTCAGCACAGACACCACTTGTTCTATTGAACAACAAATATATATTTTGGGTTTTGTCTCCGCTACCTGAAGAAGAGTTCTCACTGGATATAACAAACAAGGAACATCCTACTTTAATGTGTGTTGGTAATGCGCCCACTATTAAAGAAGCTGTATCACCGGCCATCAGCTGCATTGGCAGTGTGCTGATGTCTCAAATGAACAATCCGGGAAAGGCAACAAGCGTATTCATGGTTGACGAGTTTCCTACAATTCTTCTGCAAGGTATAGACACATTTATCGGTACAGCACGAAAACACAATGTTTCCACCATACTGGCCGTACAGGACTTCAATCAGGCAGTTAGGGACTATGGAGAAAAGAGTGCCAATATTCTCAAAGCCTCCTGCGGAACACAGGCTTACGGCATGACAGGAAATGAGAAAACAGCCAAAGATATTGAAAGTCTGTTCGGCGAAAAGAAGGAAGCCCAGGAAAGTTACTCTCACCAGGAAAGTGGTGGAGGAAGCCGAACAGAAAGCCTCCAGAAAGAGAAAGTCCTGAAAGCCCGTGAAGTGGCCGGACAGTCAGCAGGACACTTTATCGGAAAGATAGCTGGCGGACAGCCTCCTTTCTTCAATGCACAAATGAACATGTGTCGTTTTGAGGAAAAAGAAATACCACCTTTCTCTCTCCCGGTAAGACTTGATGAAGGTAACGAAAAACTCGAACTGGACATACTTGAAGAAATCGTGCAACAGAATTATATTAAGATAATAAATGATGTGAATGAGGTTTTGAAAGGCGTTGAAGAAAAAATCAAGAAACGCAATAATCCTGATACAACACACAATCAGAGACAAGAAAGAAATTTTAATTAACTAATAAATTGAATTATCATGAAAAAGTTTTTTGCAACATTATTAGCAGCAGTAAGTTTATTAACAGTATCATGCAGTAAGGATGATGATCCGACAACAGGAAGCAGTGAAGCAGGTGTATATAGAATAACAATTGAGGTCAGTGGAACTAATGCAAAAGGATTCGCACATATAACAAATCTTGACAAGGTTAATATAAGGAACGAGAAAACTGGAGATTCTTCACTGTCAATAGATGATGAATTTACGACAAGTGCAAGTTATGTAACAGAAGGAAAGGTTAAGGAAATTGCCGCACAGGGCATGGTACATTCAAACGAAAAAGCAAGTGTAAGAATGAAGGTGACCAAAGATGGGAAAACTGTTTTTGATGAAAGCAAAAGCATAAATCCGGAAACTGGTACCGGTAAAATAGGCGAACTCAGGTTTACAACAATTTCGCAATAAGTTGTAATTTTGCATGATTATTATAGAACTATAAAGTTGTAAAGCTGGATAATTTTTAGTATCTTTGTAATATATAAAACACTGATATTCAATAATGAAAGTTGATTTTAACAGACTAAAAACAGAAATTTCCCTCCCTGATTTTCTCTTAAATCTGGGTTGGAAATTTGTGGCCGGTTCTTCTAACAGCTGTCCTAAAATGAGTAATGGTACACATACCATTGTCATCAAGCGGAATGCACAAAATCAATATACCTATTGGGATGTACACAGCGACAATGTAAGAGGCAGAACAATTCTTGACATGATGCAGGAACATCTGTTTGAGACAACCGGAAAGCAACCGACATTAAGAGAAGTCGGTGAAATCTTACAAAACTACATAAATACGAACCAGATAATTACTCCGGAAAACAGCAGATACGATGTTGGTAACACGAGCATGAGTACAGACGAACTGACAATGTACCTCAAGCAGCTTTTACCTTATAAGGGTAATTATCTACAAAAACGCGGTATATCAGAAGAAAGTATAGATAGTCCGGTTTTTAAAGATGTCTTTCTAATTAGGGAAGTTAAGAACAAAAATACCACATACAGAAACATCTGTGTAAAGATGTACAATGATAAGGGTGTTCAAGCTATCTCCCAAAGGAATGAATCTTTTAAAGGAATATTAGGAGGTAAGTTTGATTGCTTGGCTCTCAGCAACCACGATAAAAGCAGACCTATTGATATACTATATGTCGGAGAGTCTATCATAGACTGTATATCTCACTATCAACTGTGTCACAAGAATACAAGTTTGAATCTTGTTTATGTATCTACAGAAGGTACACTTACCGAAGGACAAATGCAGTTGCTTCGTATCATTATCAGTAAGAATGAAGTGAAGTCACTACGGACTATATTCGATAATGACAAGCAGGGTTATAAGTACACGCTATGGCTTGATAATAACCTTAGAGGTATGCAGCATGATGTAGAGCAAATGGATAGTGAGGAATTAAAAAATACAGCTTACCGGGTTCAGAATACTGAGTTTCCACAAAAGAAAGATTGGAATGATGACCTGAAAGCAGCAACTATAGAAAAGGCCGCCGATTAAAGGCGGTCTTTTTTTTACATGACAAATTAAGCATTAATTATAGTCAATCAATAAGTATAGTATCTCTGTTGCATAATTTCTCCGACAGGAAATTTTCTCTCAGGCATACTTTCGGAAAAGAAGATAGTTTAATCCATGATTTTGTATGATGGTTGAATTTTTTTACCACAAGTTTATCTGATGGTGATATTCGTATTACCTGGAAACCGGCTTCGCTCAGGTTTATGAGATCAGACACCTTAATCCGTTCACTCGCATTAAAAATATACTTGGATGAATGGCGCATAATGGATATACTGAATTCAATATCTGAGAATTTAGATGATTTTTCAATAATGCACCAACTTGGTATTTGACAAGCGCACATTTGTTTTAGTATATAGATTCCTTCTTCATTCTTACTTATCTTTATGACATTGAAATCACCTTGTAGTGCAATTTTAAGCAATTCCTTTTCACGCATACTTAATTTAAAGATTATTAGATAGTTGTATGTGTGCAAAGATAATGGATTAGTGCCTCAAAGGGCACTTTTTTTGCTACTTTTTGCATGAAAAAGTAGAAGATCCATCTACAGCCTATTTCTTGAATAGGTTGTAGATGGTCAATTTCTTTTCACGTGCCTTCCTCACGGTGTAAGATGTACCACCCAAAGACTTTTCATCCCAATAAGCAATAAGCTGGCATGAGTGTGAAATCATGTAGTCGTTACGTTTAAGGTAGGCGATATTTGAAAAGTCTTTGGATATGGTCACTACTTCATCTGCCTGCTTAAGGATGTTCAGATACCTGTTCTTGTTCTCTGTATTGAAATATTTGTCTTGGTCAGGAAAAGGCACAACAACAATAAGAACTATGTCACAAAATTCTGTCTTAAGGTTTAGGACTGCTTCTGCTGCAATGGTATCGAAGCCAACTGCTCCACCGGCATAAAAGAACCTGGCGCCGTTCTTATAACAATATCTTATAGCTTCCTTCACCCTATCAGAAGTTTGCTTATAGTCTATGACTTGGCGGTGTCCAGTGAAAGAGGTGGACAGATGGCTGAGCCATTTGTCCCGCGATTTTCTGCAAATATCAAGGGTGGCTCCCGTTGTATCGTACTTCAGTCCGTTATGTGCTATATAACTATATAAAAACAGGGTCTCCGTCTGAAAGAGACCTGTTTTTATCGTTTTATATGTTTCTATTGCCTTCATTTAATTGGTTTTATAAACTGTTTTACCTATAAATAAACCACCCAAAACTTCTGCACCCAATTTCTCAATCTTGTTGGCGAATATTGCGTAAGCGAATCCCTTTGTAAGAATATCGTCAAACACTATTACTT
This window harbors:
- a CDS encoding toprim domain-containing protein, with product MKVDFNRLKTEISLPDFLLNLGWKFVAGSSNSCPKMSNGTHTIVIKRNAQNQYTYWDVHSDNVRGRTILDMMQEHLFETTGKQPTLREVGEILQNYINTNQIITPENSRYDVGNTSMSTDELTMYLKQLLPYKGNYLQKRGISEESIDSPVFKDVFLIREVKNKNTTYRNICVKMYNDKGVQAISQRNESFKGILGGKFDCLALSNHDKSRPIDILYVGESIIDCISHYQLCHKNTSLNLVYVSTEGTLTEGQMQLLRIIISKNEVKSLRTIFDNDKQGYKYTLWLDNNLRGMQHDVEQMDSEELKNTAYRVQNTEFPQKKDWNDDLKAATIEKAAD
- a CDS encoding SLOG family protein, whose product is MKAIETYKTIKTGLFQTETLFLYSYIAHNGLKYDTTGATLDICRKSRDKWLSHLSTSFTGHRQVIDYKQTSDRVKEAIRYCYKNGARFFYAGGAVGFDTIAAEAVLNLKTEFCDIVLIVVVPFPDQDKYFNTENKNRYLNILKQADEVVTISKDFSNIAYLKRNDYMISHSCQLIAYWDEKSLGGTSYTVRKAREKKLTIYNLFKK